One stretch of Zingiber officinale cultivar Zhangliang chromosome 6B, Zo_v1.1, whole genome shotgun sequence DNA includes these proteins:
- the LOC121992938 gene encoding uncharacterized protein LOC121992938 has translation MGTEPNANKIPKVVKLDKALKLAETWVNSMTTSASDEPSEVESEGRPSRLGLGAKLTPKAKVAVSVDQAARRLLGKLNSKKKLTSENVENNTPVKENVLSDEDEPESRTRAFVKKRSIPSPATLQSTKKRR, from the exons ATGGGTACTGAACCAAATGCCAACAAGATACCAAAAGTGGTGAAACTTGACAAGGCTCTGAAATTG GCTGAAACATGGGTTAATAGTATGACCACATCAGCAAGCGATGAACCGAGCGAAGTAGAATCTGAGGGTCGaccttcaag GTTGGGTCTGGGAGCTAAACTCACACCAAAAGCTAAAGTTGCAGTTTCAGTCGATCAAGCGGCGAGAAGATTGCTTGGGAAGTTGAACTCTAAGAAGAAATTGACTTCAGAAAATGTAGAGAACAACACCCCGGTTAAAGAGAACGTGTTGAGTGACGAGGATGAACCAGAGAGCAGGACAAGAGCTTTTGTGAAGAAAAGATCAATACCATCACCAGCAACTTTACAGTCtaccaagaagagaagatga